Part of the Cupriavidus basilensis genome is shown below.
GTCGCATGAACTGGCAGGTGGGCGTGCCGTTCGCCGCAGGCGCCATCACGGGCATGCTGGGCGGACGGCTTGTCGCCAGCCGTTTAAGTGGACACAGGCTGCAGCAGGGCTTTGCGCTCGTCGCAGGCCTCATCGCCTTGGGCATGGTGGCGAAGGTCGCACTGGCTGCCTGAATAACACGGACTACCAAGTACAACTACCCAAAAGTGCAAGCAAAAATCAATCGGCACACCCATCACCGAGGAGACATAATTGAAAATCATCAAACTGCGTACTCTGGCCCAGGCTCTGGCCATGCTGTCGGCAGTTAGCGCGCCGGCACTTTCTCAACCGACGACGGTGCCCATGCCCGTCCCTGACGAGGCCTCGATTCCCAAGGGACCGATGGGCGATGCCATCAAGCGCGGCAAGGCGTTGCTGACGGACACCCACAAGCAACTTCCCGGCAACGTCGGCAATGGCTTGAACTGTACGAGCTGTCACCTCAATGCCGGGACAACAGCCTATGCCTCGCCCTGGGTAGGCCTCACCGCCGTCTTTCCGGAATACCGGTCCCGAAGCGCCAAAGTCAACTCCCTTCAGGAACGCATTAACGACTGCTTCCAGCGCTCGATGAACGGCAAGCCGCTGCCATTCGACTCGGCTGAGATGAATGCCATCCTGTCTTATATGAAGTGGCTGTCCACCGGGGTCCCGACTGGCACGAACGTGACTGGCCGAGGATTCGAAAAAATAGAGACCTCGCTGGTGCCAGACCGCGTGCACGGCAAGGCGGTGTACGCAGCGCAATGTGCCTCATGCCATGGGGCGGAAGGCCAAGGGACCAAGAACCCGCAAGGCGGGTACATCTTCCCGCCAGTCTGGGGCAAGGATTCGTTCAATGTCGGTGCTGGCATGGCACGCATGTACACGGCAGCCGCCTTCGTCAAACACAATATGCCGCTCGGCCAGGGCGGAACGCTATCGGCACAGGATGCCGTGGATGTCGCGGCCTACTTCACCCAGCAGCCGCGACCAGACTATGCGGCCAGGGTAAAGGACTGGCCCAAGGGCGACCGACCGAAGGATGCTCGCTAAACGCGCGAAGACGTGTCTCAGGGCCACAGATTCACAAGAGATTGCGCTACATCATTGTGCTGCATCCCGCAGCCCGTAAAGTTAGCGAGTTAGTGTTTGTCTTACAAGCCCGTGATGCCGGAAAGTTACCGCAATCCAGCATCCTCATTCGCATGATTTTTTCCTGGTAAGGAGCCTGCCATGCAAGCAAATGTTGGAACCGTTGACCGAACGCTACGGATTATCGTTGGGCTAGTCCTGATTGGCTTGGCTGCGACAGGACGAGTTGGTGCGTGGGGCTGGATTGGCATCCTTCCGCTCGTAACGGGCCTGATGCGCGTCTGCCCTGCCTACAGCATTCTCGGTGTGAAAACGTGTTCGTCTGAACCCAAGACCAAGTGAGCAACGCTAATTCAGCCTTGGTCTATTGAGGTGGACCAGGGCGCGTTGGTACATCCCCAGGCGGAGACAATTGACCGTTGGCAGGCTCACGTTCGTCAGCGTTGCAGAGGCCTTG
Proteins encoded:
- a CDS encoding c-type cytochrome → MKIIKLRTLAQALAMLSAVSAPALSQPTTVPMPVPDEASIPKGPMGDAIKRGKALLTDTHKQLPGNVGNGLNCTSCHLNAGTTAYASPWVGLTAVFPEYRSRSAKVNSLQERINDCFQRSMNGKPLPFDSAEMNAILSYMKWLSTGVPTGTNVTGRGFEKIETSLVPDRVHGKAVYAAQCASCHGAEGQGTKNPQGGYIFPPVWGKDSFNVGAGMARMYTAAAFVKHNMPLGQGGTLSAQDAVDVAAYFTQQPRPDYAARVKDWPKGDRPKDAR
- a CDS encoding YgaP family membrane protein gives rise to the protein MQANVGTVDRTLRIIVGLVLIGLAATGRVGAWGWIGILPLVTGLMRVCPAYSILGVKTCSSEPKTK